DNA sequence from the Deltaproteobacteria bacterium genome:
CCATTTCAGCTAATTCGATCTTTCTCGGATCAACTACAATGAGTTTAGCCCCATGGTGAAGGACGGCCCTTTTAATGGCCGCCCCGATGACCGGATGATTTTCCGTGGTATTGGAACCGGTGACTAAAATGACTTTAGCTGCCTCGATGTCGGCAATGGAATTCGTCATGGCACCACTTCCAAAGGCCGCAGCCAGACCGGCTACGGTGGAGGCGTGTCAAAGCCGGGCGCAATGATCCAGGTTGTTGGTTTTAAAAACGCCCCGTACCAGCTTTTGCATCAGATAATTTTCTTCATTGGTAGCCCGGGCCGAGGTCAGACCGGCCAAAGCATTGGGTCCATACTGGTCCCGGATTTCCAAAAATTTTTTGGCCACCAGATCCAGGGCCTCATCCCAGGAGGCTTTCCGGAAATGATCCCCTTCCCTGATCAGGGGATAGGCCAGCCGTTCCGGATGATTAATGAAATCGAAACCAAAACGGCCCTTTACGCATAAATGCCCATAATTGGGAGGAACATTTTCCACGCCATTGACCCGGACGATCCGATCATCAACCTTTTCCAGATAAAGCTGACAGCCTACCCCACAATAAGTACAGGTGGTTTTTATTCTTTTTAAATTCCAGGGTCCGGGCAGACCGGCCGACTTTTCCGTCAAGGCTCCGGTGGGGCAGTTGGCGAGGCAATAGCCGCAGGAGACGCAGCGTTCGTTAATGGCCGGCGTAAAGGAGGGAGGCCCCCCTTCGGAACCTTGTGGGACTTCCCGAAGCTCGAAGGCCTGTTGAATCTGGTATTCCGAGCAGCCATGGACGCACCGCCGGCAGGTAATACATTTATTCGGATCTACGGTGATGAAGGGATGTTCTGTTTGAAGGGGATACATCCGCTTGGTCCAGATGGGCAGTTTATCCACCTCGACCTTATACAGATCAGCATAGGCCCGGAGACGGCAATCATTGACATCCAGACAGCCGCAGGAAAGGCAGCGGCCGGCTTCTGCCATGGCTTCGGCCTGTCCGATGGTGCCCTCCACTTCCTTGAAATTATGCTGCCGTTCGGATAGAGGCCTATGGGGCTGATGGACCCGCGGCTGTTCCGGAATCCCTTCAAAATTCGCCTGGTCCACCTTGGCCAGCTTCCCCTTGCTGATGTTAAAAGGCTTCTTCGCGGCCTGGACCGTCCCCTTGGTCAGATATTGATGAATGGAAAGGGCGGCTGTGCGTCCGTCGGCAATGGCTTGTATGACCGTTTGGGGGCCCCGCCAGAGATCCCCGCCGATAAACAGATCGGGGATGGAGGTCTGAAGGGTTTCGGGGTTCGCATCCGGGGTTCCCCATTTGGAAAGTACTAATTCTTTTAAATCCGGGTCTTGTTCAATAAAGGTGAGATCCGAAAACTGGCCGATGGAGATGACGGCCAGGTCCGCCTCCAGGACCGTCTCCGAACCCGGAATGGGGACCGGCCTGGCCCGGCCTCCGGCATCCGGTTCTTTCAATTCGTTGCGAATAAACTCCAGGGCCTTGAACCGGCCGTTTTCCGAAATAATCCGGGTCGGAGAAACCAGAAGCTCCAACTTGACCCCTTCGGCTTCCGTGGCCGCCACTTCTTCCGGGTGGGCGGTCATCTCTTTCCTGGAACGGCGATACAGCATGGTTACTTCTTCGGCCCCAAGACGCAAGCACGTCCGGGCCGCATCCATTCCCGTATTCCCATTGCCGATGATCAGAACCTTCTTGCCGATCTCCGGAGGCTGGCCCATGGCCGTTTGAATCAAAAAGTTCAAGGCATGGACAATCCCCGGCAGATCCTCACCCTCAAGGCCTAAACGCGTCGATTTCCAGGTACCGACCGCCAGAAAAATCGCCTGAAACCCTTCCTGGCGCAAATCGGCCAACTTGAAGTCCTGACCATAACACCGGTTGGCCCGAACCTCCACCCCCAGGTCCAATATCCCCTGGATTTCCTGGTCCAGAATCTTTTTGGGCAAACGGTATTCCGGAATGGCGTAGCGCAGCATGCCTCCCAACTGGGGTTTGGCGTCAAAAATCGTCACCTGATGCCCTTTTTGCCGCAGATAATAGGCCGCCGACAGACCTCCCGGTCCTCCACCGATGATGGCCACCTTATGGCCGCTGTCCGGGGGAATTTCCGGTTTATAGGCGATCCCTTGCAGCAGATCATAATCGGCCACGAACCGTTTCAAGGGGTTGATGGCTA
Encoded proteins:
- a CDS encoding FAD-dependent oxidoreductase, yielding MSKVSLTINNRSVQTDSGNTILQAAAQEGIFIPTLCHSPLLKPEEACRICVVQVEGEEKLVASCAAPVKEGMVVETDSPAIMETRQGLLKLLLEQHYGDCLAPCHLACPAGIDIQGYVALASRGEFIEALKLIKEKNPLPLCIGRVCPHFCEEACRRNRVDQPIAINPLKRFVADYDLLQGIAYKPEIPPDSGHKVAIIGGGPGGLSAAYYLRQKGHQVTIFDAKPQLGGMLRYAIPEYRLPKKILDQEIQGILDLGVEVRANRCYGQDFKLADLRQEGFQAIFLAVGTWKSTRLGLEGEDLPGIVHALNFLIQTAMGQPPEIGKKVLIIGNGNTGMDAARTCLRLGAEEVTMLYRRSRKEMTAHPEEVAATEAEGVKLELLVSPTRIISENGRFKALEFIRNELKEPDAGGRARPVPIPGSETVLEADLAVISIGQFSDLTFIEQDPDLKELVLSKWGTPDANPETLQTSIPDLFIGGDLWRGPQTVIQAIADGRTAALSIHQYLTKGTVQAAKKPFNISKGKLAKVDQANFEGIPEQPRVHQPHRPLSERQHNFKEVEGTIGQAEAMAEAGRCLSCGCLDVNDCRLRAYADLYKVEVDKLPIWTKRMYPLQTEHPFITVDPNKCITCRRCVHGCSEYQIQQAFELREVPQGSEGGPPSFTPAINERCVSCGYCLANCPTGALTEKSAGLPGPWNLKRIKTTCTYCGVGCQLYLEKVDDRIVRVNGVENVPPNYGHLCVKGRFGFDFINHPERLAYPLIREGDHFRKASWDEALDLVAKKFLEIRDQYGPNALAGLTSARATNEENYLMQKLVRGVFKTNNLDHCARL